Genomic segment of Oncorhynchus nerka isolate Pitt River linkage group LG10, Oner_Uvic_2.0, whole genome shotgun sequence:
tttctctgcctgtctcttcccctccctctcgccCCTTCTCTCAGGGTGTACGACTGAGGTCAGCGGACTGTCTGCTAGCACAGAACACATCTAATGCTCTGACGCAGCAGCTATAAACTTCCCCCGCCTCCCTCCCAGAGAGATACTCTCCCTCCCCTTGTGCAAATGTTCACGTGTTTTTCCCTCCCCAACACATATGACAAATCAGTGAGTAGATGACTCCACCCAGTGGTatagtggtgcctggagaagtaGGTATGCTCAAATTTAGCATAATAATTCCCAAAACGGCCCAGAAAAGGTGCCCTGTGTATTTCCCTTTCTTTTTTTCAGGATCACTCTCAAATCACACTTTATAGACAAGAACGACAAATTGGATGTTCTAAATCCATAACGCTTAAACCATATGGactatagaggtcgaccgattatgatttttcaacgccgataccgattattggaggaccaaaaaagcagataccgattaatctgccaaattaaaaattaaaataaatgtatttgtattgacaattacaacaatactgaatgaacacttattttaacttaatataatacatcaataaaatcaatttagcctcaagtaaataatgaaacatgttcaatttggtttaaataatgtgaaaaaagtgttggagaagaaagtaaaagtgcaatatgtgctatgtaagaaagctaacgtttcagttccttgctcagaacatgagaacatatgaaagctggtggttccttttaacatgagtcttcaatatttccaggtaagaagttttaggttgtagttattataggaattataggactatttccctctataccatttgtatttcattaacctttgactattggatgttcttataggcactttagtattgccagtgtaacagtatagcttccgtccctctcctccctgggctcgaaccagcaacacattgACAATTAGcttgcgctaactagctagccatttcacttcggttacacgagcctcatctcgggagttgataagcttgaagtcataaacagcgcaatgattgacgcacaacgaagagctgctgtcaaatcgcacgaaagtgctgtttgaatgaatgtttacgcgcctgcttctgcctaccaccgctcagtcagatacaaATATCTaagtatgctcagtcagattatatgcaacgcaggacacgctagataatataagataaatgtaatgctagctagcaacttagctTGGCTAACTGCATTCGCTtaactccttgtggagtgcaacaagagaggggcaggtcgttattgcgttggactcgttaactgtaaggttgcaagattgggtcccccgagctgacaatgtgaaaatctgtccttctgcccctgaacaaggcagttaacccaccattcctaggccgtcattgaaaataagaatgttttcttaactgacctgcctagttaaataaaaaaggcaaatcggcgcccaaaaatacagatttccgattgttatgaaaagttcaaatcggccattccgattaatcggtcgatctCTAATATAGACCATTTTGTAGGCCTGGAAAAAATGTAAATCGTTTTTTTTGGGAGGGTGAAGTTTCCCTTTAATTCAGTTGCACACCTAGCAAGAGACCGTTTGGCTAGAAGTGTTTCTGTACaacaatgtaggcctacagtgtACATGTGATGGCAGTTAGCAAAACAAATGCACTCCCGATTGATAGAATAGATTCAACCAAAACCACTGACTAAACCTTTTCAATAGATACTGATAAGTTGAAACATCTTTCCTATCTACCCTACCAGCTACCGATGTCATTCTTCTGTGAGCCACTTCATGCGACAACCAGTTGACAGGTGcgcactcttgctgcctgacAGATGATATTCTGCTGTGAGTGGCTCGCATTAACACacattacatgaccaaaagtatgtggacacctgctctttgaacatctcattccaaaatcacccccccccctcctttccTGCTGTAACAGCAACCACTCTTTTTCGATTGTTAtcccctagatgttggaacattgctgcgagcacttgcttctattcagccacacAAGCGttagtgaagtcgggcactgatgttgggcgattatgcCTGGGtcacagtctgcgttccaatttatgaattgtcttgctgaaacaggaaagggccttcctcaaactgttgccacaaagttggaagaattgtctataatgtcattgtatgctgtagcgttaagatttcccttcactggaattaaggggcctagcccgaaccatgaaaaccaGCCCTGACCattactcctccaccaaactttacacttggcactatgcattcgtgcAGGTACCGTTCACCTGGAATCCACCAAacagattagtccgtcggactgcgtttccactgctccagcgtccaatggcagcaagctttacacGACTCCAGCCGCCGCTTAACATTGCGCATggtgaaagggggatacctagtcagttgtccaactgaatgccttcaactgaaatgtgtcttccatatgtaacccaaaccctctgaatcagGTAGGTGCcctggaacagtgggctaactgccttgctcagaggCAGAACAGATTTTTATTTTGTCAGCTcaggtgatcttaggcttgggtgaggctgctcggccatggaaacccacttcatgaagctcctgacgaacagttattgtgctgatgttgcttccagaggcagtttggaacttggtagtgggtgttgcaacagaggacagactattttaAACGCACTTCAGGCCTCGGCGGCCCCGTTgtgtgaacttgtgtggcctaccacttcgtggctagccgttgttgctcctagacattttcacttcacaataacagcacttacagttgaccagggcagaaatttgacacacAGACTTGTtgggtggcatcctatgaccgtgccacgttgaaagccactgagctcttcagtaaggacattctactgccaatgtttgtctatggagtttgcatggctgtgtgctcgattttatacacctgtcagcaacgggtgtggctgaaatagacgaatccactaatttgaaggggtgtccacatacgtttgtatatatagtgtatttcacATGCTTTGCGATTGTGTAGGCTAGTTTGTGCATGATGTCTCTGTTATACATAACCGATATGGcgtatacacacacaaaaaaacaaaaaaaatggtaTACGGCGTACACCACCCAAAGTTCTATGTAGTTACTACAAACGCATAGATTAGATAGACAATCCCTAGACTACAGAGTGCGTACTGTCACATCTTCATACACGGCATCATATCATCAATCAGCCAAACAATTAACACATCCGGTCATCTCAATCAACCTCATCAGAAGTCAAAATTCACATAAGAAAAATATGATTGTTGTATTAGTCCACTAGAGGGCACCGCTCATTTAATTTAAATGTCTGCCTAGGTTTACACTTAATTATCATTTCAAATTATTCATAATGCGTTGTTTTTATTAAGTCTTTCAGAGAGTTGACAAATGATCACAGCTCCCCAATGTATATTCACGCTCAGCACTTGAGCTGGAGTCAATAGCAGGTACAGTACAAGGTACATTTTTCTAGAATAAGAGTGTAGTCGTACTGAAGAAAGAAGATGGGTGAATGATTAATCATACAGTGTGGTCGGTCACTACAGATCTATGTGGATTCGAATCTCACTAACGGGGTATTGTGAATGAGATGGCAGGGGTGGTGATGTTTCAGATGGTATGGCATATCCGGTCGAACAAGGAAGAGAACACTTGCTGACCAGCTCTATTCTTCATCGGCTGGTGTCGCAATGCAGGGAGGGAGATTCCTTGCACACTGTCTTGGGGCCCGCCAGCCTAGCTCAGTGCAACGTCACAATCAAATCTCTGTACACGGATATCTGTGCCTCGTGTGCATCACTGGGTAAATAACCAGCTAGATACAACCGAGCCATTCATTTGTAAAGGCTAAAGGCCATTGCTTTCATCttcatttattttattatattaatGTTATTTCAAGCAATCATGCAACAAAAATACGTACTAAAATACTATATCTGAAGGGCACCGCCCAGTGAGGTAAACCATACTAAAACATCTAGAATTGTTTTGCTTTAACACTGCCCTTTTCACTGAGCTGTTTTTTTCCCATCTGGACATGGGGGCTCAAAGGCTATGAGGCCTATAAGGAGGTCTACAGTTTCAGCTTCATATCTCTGGTTATTTTCAGTAGGGCTAAAACCAGACTGCAGACAGAGGTAATCTAATTCCACAGAGCAAAAAGCTCTGGGCAAACTAAAACCACTGGGGGGTGAGCAAGACAAAGGCAGGCTTGCAAACTGCCACGCCCTGTTCCATGTGAggtttccactagataacacagccacaaagtcaaaattggctacaaaaaaatgtgctttttggttttcatttaaggttaggttaagaTAAGATAAGATTAAGTTAAAAATAAAATTTTAAGTAGATCAATTGTAAAAATGGGTGTTTAGCCATAATTataactttgtggctgtgttaactaGTGATTACCCATGTGGGAGGCAGTTCTTACCAGGCCCCATTGGTCAGAATGTAGATTAATTTTAGATCAGTTCATTTTCTGAGCAGGCGTATTAGGAAAAACATAACAAGCATTCAAATATTACTAGATGGCTGAATTGTATGATATACCTTAATGAGATATGGGATTATGCACTGCCAGGTGTTTAAATATATTCTGTGTCGTGTCAATGTCCTTTTAACGTAATCGCTTTGTAACAAAACCCCCCCAATTGCACATTTATATTCTATTTCTGAACAGTGAAGTCATGGGAAATTAATTCTGTACTTACCACATGAAGAGGATAGATTGCAAAATACAATGACAAGATTTAAGACACTGACATTTactaatggggggggggggaattaaCTACTGCATATGAAAACCAAGATCAAGAAACCAATCTCATGCCAACGCATGCTCAAACACAATTGTAATGGTTAATAAAAATATGTAAAAAGGGACGAGGCAGAGAAGAAGGGTGATGTAAAAGAAGTGAAAACTGTGCATGGGAGAAaaatgagttatgggcggagctAAATAACGACCAAGGAGAGTGAAATGATGACGCATCAATGCAATGGTGACGAACTTCCATGCGGAAATTACCTGCTTCTGTGCTCAGTTTGGGCATCTGAGCAGTTTTGGGGCCCTCTGTGTCCTTAGCGACCATCTCTGGTTCGCGAACTGGTGAGTGGATGAGAGGGGCCTGAGACGCAGGCTCGTTGATATCATCCTTCTCCAGGTAGGCCTTACCCTCCTGGGTAAGTAGGGGGTAAGAGCTCTGACTGGGAACTTCTTCCTGAACTTCTGGGGCTACATTTGCAGACGTCACATCCTTCAGCCCAAAGCtcatgtcatcatcatcatcatcgtcatccaTACTTAGCTCTGGTGCCTTGGCAAACTTGGCACCATCAAATGCTTCTAGAAACTCATCCATCACACCCCTGGTGGGCCTTTCGATGAACTCGAACTCTTCCGAGGAGACTTCAGGCTCAGAGTTCTCCTCTACTGCCTCTGGCTCTTCCACTTTCATGTCATCCTTCTCAGTCTCCACCTGGAAACTTGCAGGATTCTTGGCCATTGCCTCCAGAACAGGTGACAGAGAGTCTGCGGACGGACTCTCGGAATCAGAATCTTCAGGGGTCTTTCTAGTCTGGATATTAAGAGGCTCTAATTTGTTCACTATTTTGGGTGAATCTTGACTGGAAAACATCCAATCTTTTTGTTCTATCTGGACAGGTTCTTTGCTCTGGGGTGTGGTCCCTGCCTCCTTTACAAGGTCAAAGGCACTAAAGCCTTTATCTTCAGTCTTCACTGCTAATCTTGCTTCAGTCTCCTCAGTCAGCTCCTTTAGCAGTAAAGCTTTGGAATCGAAAGCAAAGGGATTTGTGGCTGACAGAATGACAGGGACAGTGGGTGACTCAACTATCTTCCGGACAGGAGCAGGGCTCGGCTCAGTGCTTCCTTCAGAAGAGCCAGAGTCCACTTTGTCAGGGTTCAGAGGGAAGGGCTTTAAGATatctgggagagatggaggtgcAGAGTCTTCACTCTCTTTTGGGGTGGTTGAGAACTGATTGAGTGGCTCCATGAGAGAGTCCGCAGCCATCTTGACAGACACGTACGTTTTTGTCTCATCATAATATGATGGTGGGCTGCCATCTTGGGAGTCTTCAGCCTGGCCATATTGGACCAGGTCTGGGGTGGGACTCTCAGATATTTTAGCTGCCATGCTGTCAGAAGTGGTATCCCCAAAATGGGAGAACCCAGCATCTgctacaggggagaagccttggAATGGATTCTTCTTCACCTCAAACATTAAGTCATCATCTGGTTGGCCAAGCATATCTGGCACATACCCAGAGGAGCCTCTGGAGGCTGAGTCCTTGGAGAACATATCCATGGAGGCCCTGGTGTTGTCTTGAGAAACTTGGGATGGAGAATCCCAGTGCTCTATtggggtagaggaggcaggtgcaATGTAAGAATCAGGGGTCATCGGGGGATTTTGGGGGGACCGGGAAGGTGTAGCAGACCTGACTGAGCTACAAATCTGCTCTTCAGGAGAGACAACCCCACTGTCTTCACACAGCGACTTGGGCCTTCCATCTCTCTCAAAGCAAATGTTTTGATCATGTTTACTTTGAGTGTAGGAAGCAGCTTCTAACCCTTTCACGATATCCTCATCGTTCTTAATAAAGCCTAATCTGGTGTTACCCTCTTCATCACAAGGCATATCCTTGGTATGTATTTTGGGAGGCTCAGTAGAAGGCCAAGAAGAGAAGCCCAATGGAGCAGACGTTGGATTTGGACTCTCTGACAAAGAGAGGTCCTCCAGAGAGTcaggagagtgaagaggagagaggggggagatgggagcAGGGGAATCACCCTTCTGCCCAAGTTCTTGAGTAGAGAGGGAAAATGCAATACATCAAGACACACTCCATTCCTTCAGTGCTAGCAAGCCATGCTGGGCAAGCCCTGCCAGCATTCTGCAGAGGTAAGGTGGTGATTCCCATCAGATAAATCTCAGAGGTTATGTCTGGCATGCCAAAAGATGCAAAACCAGTTATGAACATATTATTTTCTAAGACAACCCTGTGTAATGTGTCAATTTAGTCACTTAACATGGGCGGAATCAATGAGGGGAATCATCACTTATAAACTTCATGAATTTGTAACTATAAAGTGGGTTTCTTCTGTCATATCTACAGTAAGTGGACTTTGGTCACAGGGATTCAAATATACTTTTTTTCCCGTAAATGCAAATCCTATGAAAAACTATTCCTTAAACTTGGCATGCATTTCAGACAGTCAAAATGTAATTCCGGTATAAAGGAATGAACTGAAAAAGAAGATGCAGGAGGGCAAAGACAGCCAGCAAAGAGAACTTGCCTT
This window contains:
- the LOC115135015 gene encoding reticulon-1-like isoform X2, whose amino-acid sequence is MEDSEQVSSTTPSEDEMRSYRQFGNYYGNEATAKVGKDDIVDLVGGAQDAIERHMASYPDDLKEFTEEAKEQLTNEVISDITPSDEEQEEEVTDTFSEAEPVILNPLDADYLPELIRPDPPKAAQEKEPATVVESAPVAEVLPEAAPEKEAIAAPPAPSHEHFLPSTPLQPLMQFPKELGQKGDSPAPISPLSPLHSPDSLEDLSLSESPNPTSAPLGFSSWPSTEPPKIHTKDMPCDEEGNTRLGFIKNDEDIVKGLEAASYTQSKHDQNICFERDGRPKSLCEDSGVVSPEEQICSSVRSATPSRSPQNPPMTPDSYIAPASSTPIEHWDSPSQVSQDNTRASMDMFSKDSASRGSSGYVPDMLGQPDDDLMFEVKKNPFQGFSPVADAGFSHFGDTTSDSMAAKISESPTPDLVQYGQAEDSQDGSPPSYYDETKTYVSVKMAADSLMEPLNQFSTTPKESEDSAPPSLPDILKPFPLNPDKVDSGSSEGSTEPSPAPVRKIVESPTVPVILSATNPFAFDSKALLLKELTEETEARLAVKTEDKGFSAFDLVKEAGTTPQSKEPVQIEQKDWMFSSQDSPKIVNKLEPLNIQTRKTPEDSDSESPSADSLSPVLEAMAKNPASFQVETEKDDMKVEEPEAVEENSEPEVSSEEFEFIERPTRGVMDEFLEAFDGAKFAKAPELSMDDDDDDDDMSFGLKDVTSANVAPEVQEEVPSQSSYPLLTQEGKAYLEKDDINEPASQAPLIHSPVREPEMVAKDTEGPKTAQMPKLSTEAVVELLYWRDVKTSGVVFGASLSLLLSLTLCSIVSVSSYIGLALLSVTICFRIYKGILQAIQKSDEGHPFKLYLDQDVALSEGTVHKYSDCVLARFNTTVTELRRLFLVEDLVDSLKFAVLMWILTYVGALFNGLTLFILGLVGMFSCPIVYEKYKVQIDHYVGMASKQVKDIIATVQSKVPGLKRVKAE
- the LOC115135015 gene encoding reticulon-1-like isoform X1 translates to MEDSEQVSSTTPSEDEMRSYRQFGNYYGNEATAKVGKDDIVDLVGGAQDAIERHMASYPDDLKEFTEEAKEQLTNEVISDITPSDEEQEEEVTDTFSEAEPVILNPLDADYLPELIRPDPPKAAQEKEPATVVESAPVAEVLPEAAPEKEAIAAPPAPSRVLQRWNIDKRDEHFLPSTPLQPLMQFPKELGQKGDSPAPISPLSPLHSPDSLEDLSLSESPNPTSAPLGFSSWPSTEPPKIHTKDMPCDEEGNTRLGFIKNDEDIVKGLEAASYTQSKHDQNICFERDGRPKSLCEDSGVVSPEEQICSSVRSATPSRSPQNPPMTPDSYIAPASSTPIEHWDSPSQVSQDNTRASMDMFSKDSASRGSSGYVPDMLGQPDDDLMFEVKKNPFQGFSPVADAGFSHFGDTTSDSMAAKISESPTPDLVQYGQAEDSQDGSPPSYYDETKTYVSVKMAADSLMEPLNQFSTTPKESEDSAPPSLPDILKPFPLNPDKVDSGSSEGSTEPSPAPVRKIVESPTVPVILSATNPFAFDSKALLLKELTEETEARLAVKTEDKGFSAFDLVKEAGTTPQSKEPVQIEQKDWMFSSQDSPKIVNKLEPLNIQTRKTPEDSDSESPSADSLSPVLEAMAKNPASFQVETEKDDMKVEEPEAVEENSEPEVSSEEFEFIERPTRGVMDEFLEAFDGAKFAKAPELSMDDDDDDDDMSFGLKDVTSANVAPEVQEEVPSQSSYPLLTQEGKAYLEKDDINEPASQAPLIHSPVREPEMVAKDTEGPKTAQMPKLSTEAVVELLYWRDVKTSGVVFGASLSLLLSLTLCSIVSVSSYIGLALLSVTICFRIYKGILQAIQKSDEGHPFKLYLDQDVALSEGTVHKYSDCVLARFNTTVTELRRLFLVEDLVDSLKFAVLMWILTYVGALFNGLTLFILGLVGMFSCPIVYEKYKVQIDHYVGMASKQVKDIIATVQSKVPGLKRVKAE